In Vigna radiata var. radiata cultivar VC1973A unplaced genomic scaffold, Vradiata_ver6 scaffold_233, whole genome shotgun sequence, one genomic interval encodes:
- the LOC106753206 gene encoding filament-like plant protein 3 isoform X2, whose translation MDRRSWLWRRKSSEKSPGETESSGSTSSHSERFYDDQVTPNECLPPEVMCGEGAPNDEEVSDVKTLTEKLSAALLNSSAQEDLVKQHAKVAEEAVSGWEKAENEVLILKEQLDAAKQKNSVLEDQISYLNGALKQCMRELRQAKDEQEQNIHESVSNNTCGLESKRLYHECEAVDPAAAFVPSDLHRRIEDMERENSSLKVELQSRLEELEFRTIERDLSTQAAETASKQHLESIKKVAKLEAECRRLKAVTRKPFSANDHRYLAASSVYVESFTDSVSDIGERQLSDIPKLGGWDMNEAESNRYGSWSSAVTTELDQFKNEISAGKNPMVFSTDINLMDDFLEMERLAALPDTESVSSLPVVNASSDQLSVVKKLENADMEGMVQKNVALEKKLEKMEAEKLVLEMDLTEYQKQLEASLSRINEVELEVVELQTKLALANKSNEEAYEKLKATQEKKEIAESKLTAAHTEAEELVSKICSLEEEIEKERALSAKNLAKCEKLEDELLGIKHEAQLQQNTEILFGEGVNSELKQEKELALAATKFAECRKTIESLGLQLKSLATLEDFLLDSESSMDCEDTPGPQNGDEQLKNLPCNVSLIKRDSEPSVSLNQLSSIAHEKTRNGFGRFNSRSKSVTKTRGD comes from the exons ATGGACCGGAGGAGTTGGTTATGGCGCAGGAAGTCATCTGAGAAAAGTCCAGGTGAAACTGAGAGTTCTGGCTCAACGTCATCTCATTCAGAAAGATTCTATGATGATCAG GTAACACCAAATGAATGTTTACCTCCCGAAGTCATGTGCGGGGAGGGTGCACCAAATGATGAAGAAGTTAGTGATGTGAAGACTCTAACAGAAAAGTTATCTGCTGCTCTCTTAAACTCTAGTGCCCAAGAAGACTTGGTAAAGCAGCATGCTAAGGTTGCTGAAGAAGCTGTCTCAG GCTGGGAGAAGGCTGAAAATGAAGTATTGATTTTAAAAGAACAACTTGATgctgcaaaacaaaaaaattcagtTCTTGAAGACCAAATTAGTTATCTTAATGGGGCACTGAAGCAGTGTATGAGGGAGCTTCGACAAGCTAAAGACGAACAAGAGCAAAACATTCATGAATCTGTATCAAATAACACTTGTGGCTTGGAATCCAAAAGACTTTATCATGAGTGCGAAGCTGTTGATCCTGCTGCTGCATTTGTTCCCTCTGATCTTCACAGGAGGATTGAGGATATGGAGAGAGAGAATTCAAGTCTTAAAGTAGAGCTACAATCTCGACTTGAGGAACTAGAGTTCAGGACCATAGAAAGGGATTTGAGTACTCAGGCTGCTGAAACAGCAAGCAAGCAACATTTGGAAAGTATAAAGAAGGTGGCTAAGCTAGAAGCTGAGTGCCGGAGACTGAAAGCTGTGACACGCAAACCATTCTCTGCTAATGATCACAGGTATTTAGCTGCTTCCTCAGTTTATGTAGAGTCATTTACTGATAGCGTGTCAGATATTGGAGAGAGGCAACTAAGTGATATTCCGAAATTGGGAGGCTGGGATATGAATGAAGCTGAATCAAACCGCTATGGCTCATGGTCATCAGCTGTAACTACAGAACTTGATCAATTTAAGAATGAAATCAGTGCCGGAAAAAATCCTATGGTCTTTTCAACTGACATCAATCTGATGGATGATTTCCTTGAAATGGAGAGGCTTGCTGCATTGCCAGATACTGAAAGTGTAAGTAGCCTTCCTGTGGTAAATGCTTCATCTGACCAACTCAGTGTTGTAAAGAAACTAGAAAATGCTGATATGGAAGGTATGGTTCAAAAGAATGTTGCATTGGAAAAGAAACTAGAGAAAATGGAGGCAGAGAAACTTGTGCTAGAGATGGATCTAACTGAGTACCAAAAGCAGCTTGAAGCATCATTGAGCAGAATAAACGAAGTGGAGTTAGAGGTAGTAGAGCTTCAAACTAAGTTAGCTCTTGCGAACAAATCAAATGAAGAAGCATATGAAAAACTGAAAGCAACtcaggaaaagaaagagatagcTGAGTCAAAACTCACAGCTGCACACACTGAAGCAGAAGAATTGGTCTCAAAAATATGTTCATtagaagaagagatagagaaagAGCGAGCTCTGTCAGCAAAGAATTTGGCCAAATGTGAGAAGTTGGAGGATGAGCTCTTGGGAATCAAGCATGAAGCTCAACTCCAGCAAAACACTGAGATTCTGTTCGGAGAAGGTGTTAATAGTGAGCTAAAGCAG GAGAAGGAACTAGCATTGGCTGCTACTAAATTTGCTGAATGCCGAAAAACCATTGAATCTCTTGGACTGCAGTTGAAGTCCCTTGCAACATTGGAAGACTTTCTACTTGATTCAGAGAGCTCTATGGATTGTGAAGATACACCAGGTCCTCAAAATGGTGATGAGCAGTTGAAGAACTTACCTTGTAATGTGAGTTTGATCAAAAGAGATTCTGAACCATCAGTTTCACTAAACCAATTATCATCTATAGCCCATGAAAAAACCCGTAATGGTTTTGGTAGGTTCAACTCAAGAAGTAAAAGTGTAACCAAAACAAGAGGTGACTGA
- the LOC106753206 gene encoding filament-like plant protein 3 isoform X1 gives MDRRSWLWRRKSSEKSPGETESSGSTSSHSERFYDDQVTPNECLPPEVMCGEGAPNDEEVSDVKTLTEKLSAALLNSSAQEDLVKQHAKVAEEAVSGWEKAENEVLILKEQLDAAKQKNSVLEDQISYLNGALKQCMRELRQAKDEQEQNIHESVSNNTCGLESKRLYHECEAVDPAAAFVPSDLHRRIEDMERENSSLKVELQSRLEELEFRTIERDLSTQAAETASKQHLESIKKVAKLEAECRRLKAVTRKPFSANDHRYLAASSVYVESFTDSVSDIGERQLSDIPKLGGWDMNEAESNRYGSWSSAVTTELDQFKNEISAGKNPMVFSTDINLMDDFLEMERLAALPDTESVSSLPVVNASSDQLSVVKKLENADMEGMVQKNVALEKKLEKMEAEKLVLEMDLTEYQKQLEASLSRINEVELEVVELQTKLALANKSNEEAYEKLKATQEKKEIAESKLTAAHTEAEELVSKICSLEEEIEKERALSAKNLAKCEKLEDELLGIKHEAQLQQNTEILFGEGVNSELKQHLYMQEKELALAATKFAECRKTIESLGLQLKSLATLEDFLLDSESSMDCEDTPGPQNGDEQLKNLPCNVSLIKRDSEPSVSLNQLSSIAHEKTRNGFGRFNSRSKSVTKTRGD, from the exons ATGGACCGGAGGAGTTGGTTATGGCGCAGGAAGTCATCTGAGAAAAGTCCAGGTGAAACTGAGAGTTCTGGCTCAACGTCATCTCATTCAGAAAGATTCTATGATGATCAG GTAACACCAAATGAATGTTTACCTCCCGAAGTCATGTGCGGGGAGGGTGCACCAAATGATGAAGAAGTTAGTGATGTGAAGACTCTAACAGAAAAGTTATCTGCTGCTCTCTTAAACTCTAGTGCCCAAGAAGACTTGGTAAAGCAGCATGCTAAGGTTGCTGAAGAAGCTGTCTCAG GCTGGGAGAAGGCTGAAAATGAAGTATTGATTTTAAAAGAACAACTTGATgctgcaaaacaaaaaaattcagtTCTTGAAGACCAAATTAGTTATCTTAATGGGGCACTGAAGCAGTGTATGAGGGAGCTTCGACAAGCTAAAGACGAACAAGAGCAAAACATTCATGAATCTGTATCAAATAACACTTGTGGCTTGGAATCCAAAAGACTTTATCATGAGTGCGAAGCTGTTGATCCTGCTGCTGCATTTGTTCCCTCTGATCTTCACAGGAGGATTGAGGATATGGAGAGAGAGAATTCAAGTCTTAAAGTAGAGCTACAATCTCGACTTGAGGAACTAGAGTTCAGGACCATAGAAAGGGATTTGAGTACTCAGGCTGCTGAAACAGCAAGCAAGCAACATTTGGAAAGTATAAAGAAGGTGGCTAAGCTAGAAGCTGAGTGCCGGAGACTGAAAGCTGTGACACGCAAACCATTCTCTGCTAATGATCACAGGTATTTAGCTGCTTCCTCAGTTTATGTAGAGTCATTTACTGATAGCGTGTCAGATATTGGAGAGAGGCAACTAAGTGATATTCCGAAATTGGGAGGCTGGGATATGAATGAAGCTGAATCAAACCGCTATGGCTCATGGTCATCAGCTGTAACTACAGAACTTGATCAATTTAAGAATGAAATCAGTGCCGGAAAAAATCCTATGGTCTTTTCAACTGACATCAATCTGATGGATGATTTCCTTGAAATGGAGAGGCTTGCTGCATTGCCAGATACTGAAAGTGTAAGTAGCCTTCCTGTGGTAAATGCTTCATCTGACCAACTCAGTGTTGTAAAGAAACTAGAAAATGCTGATATGGAAGGTATGGTTCAAAAGAATGTTGCATTGGAAAAGAAACTAGAGAAAATGGAGGCAGAGAAACTTGTGCTAGAGATGGATCTAACTGAGTACCAAAAGCAGCTTGAAGCATCATTGAGCAGAATAAACGAAGTGGAGTTAGAGGTAGTAGAGCTTCAAACTAAGTTAGCTCTTGCGAACAAATCAAATGAAGAAGCATATGAAAAACTGAAAGCAACtcaggaaaagaaagagatagcTGAGTCAAAACTCACAGCTGCACACACTGAAGCAGAAGAATTGGTCTCAAAAATATGTTCATtagaagaagagatagagaaagAGCGAGCTCTGTCAGCAAAGAATTTGGCCAAATGTGAGAAGTTGGAGGATGAGCTCTTGGGAATCAAGCATGAAGCTCAACTCCAGCAAAACACTGAGATTCTGTTCGGAGAAGGTGTTAATAGTGAGCTAAAGCAG CATCTTTATATGCAGGAGAAGGAACTAGCATTGGCTGCTACTAAATTTGCTGAATGCCGAAAAACCATTGAATCTCTTGGACTGCAGTTGAAGTCCCTTGCAACATTGGAAGACTTTCTACTTGATTCAGAGAGCTCTATGGATTGTGAAGATACACCAGGTCCTCAAAATGGTGATGAGCAGTTGAAGAACTTACCTTGTAATGTGAGTTTGATCAAAAGAGATTCTGAACCATCAGTTTCACTAAACCAATTATCATCTATAGCCCATGAAAAAACCCGTAATGGTTTTGGTAGGTTCAACTCAAGAAGTAAAAGTGTAACCAAAACAAGAGGTGACTGA